From a single Lewinella sp. LCG006 genomic region:
- the pth gene encoding aminoacyl-tRNA hydrolase, whose product MKYLIVGLGNIGAKYEGTRHNVGFEVVDHLAQSKEVSWTTDNLGNVAQFKHRGRTYILLKPSTYMNRSGKAVRYWLQKEKIEKENMLVILDDLNLPFGKQRLRGKGSDGGHNGLKDIDQMTGGNDYARLRFGIGDEFSKGQQVDFVLGEWSTEERATLPELIKYAGDTALSFGAIGLNHTMNTFNKK is encoded by the coding sequence CTCGCCATAATGTCGGTTTTGAAGTAGTGGACCACCTGGCGCAATCCAAGGAAGTCAGCTGGACCACGGATAACCTGGGAAATGTAGCGCAGTTTAAGCATCGTGGGCGCACCTACATCCTCCTGAAACCCTCGACGTACATGAACCGGAGTGGTAAAGCGGTGCGGTACTGGCTGCAAAAGGAAAAGATAGAAAAGGAGAACATGCTGGTGATTCTGGATGACCTGAACCTGCCTTTCGGCAAACAACGCTTGCGCGGCAAAGGCAGCGACGGCGGGCACAACGGCCTGAAAGATATTGACCAAATGACGGGTGGTAATGATTACGCTCGTCTACGTTTTGGTATCGGGGATGAATTTTCGAAAGGCCAGCAGGTGGATTTTGTCTTAGGGGAATGGTCAACGGAAGAACGGGCCACTTTGCCGGAGTTGATCAAATATGCCGGAGATACCGCGCTGAGCTTTGGCGCTATCGGGCTCAACCACACCATGAATACGTTTAATAAGAAATGA
- a CDS encoding phytoene desaturase family protein: MSKKIVVIGAGFAGLAAAASLAQKGHQVTILEKNEGPGGRARQYQAQGFTFDMGPSWYWMPEVFEDFFQRFGKSTADYYELLRLDPSYIVYFGKGEEMEVPAKMEELYAMFESYEPGSSAKLKQFLDEAAYKYKVGMSEFVFKPSHSIMEFADLRILKSMFGLQMFSSVSAAIRKLFKNEKLIQLLEFPVLFLGATPQKTPALYSLMNYADLALGTWYPQGGMHEIVKAMVSVAEEQGVEIRYNQEVKQIKVVNGRATAVVTADQSYEVDAVVGGADYHHLEQQVLEPHLRNYSASYWDKRTMAPSSLLFYIGVDKKLPGLHHHNLFFDEDFALHAEEIYEDPKWPSKPLFYVCAPSVTDDSVAPAGQENLFFLIPLAPDLEDTDELREKYFEIVLQRFEAITGHDIRDHIVYRRSYAHRDFKKDYHAFKGNAYGLANTLLQTAFLKPKMRNAKVANLFFTGQLTTPGPGVPPSLISGQVVAEEVDKVL, translated from the coding sequence TTGTCGAAGAAAATTGTTGTCATCGGTGCCGGTTTCGCCGGTTTAGCCGCCGCGGCCAGCCTGGCTCAAAAAGGCCACCAAGTCACTATTCTGGAAAAAAACGAAGGCCCGGGAGGAAGAGCCCGGCAGTATCAGGCCCAGGGGTTTACCTTCGATATGGGCCCTAGCTGGTATTGGATGCCGGAAGTTTTTGAAGATTTTTTTCAACGATTTGGTAAAAGCACCGCTGATTATTACGAGCTGTTGCGATTGGATCCTTCCTACATCGTCTACTTTGGGAAAGGTGAGGAGATGGAAGTGCCAGCAAAAATGGAGGAGCTGTACGCCATGTTTGAGTCGTACGAGCCGGGAAGTAGTGCTAAGTTGAAGCAATTTTTAGACGAAGCGGCCTACAAGTATAAGGTAGGCATGAGTGAGTTTGTCTTCAAGCCCAGCCATAGTATCATGGAGTTCGCCGACCTGCGGATTCTGAAGAGCATGTTTGGTCTGCAGATGTTTTCGAGTGTGTCTGCGGCGATTCGCAAGTTGTTTAAGAACGAAAAGCTGATTCAGTTGCTGGAATTCCCGGTACTCTTTCTGGGGGCGACTCCACAGAAAACCCCTGCCCTTTACAGCCTGATGAACTATGCCGATCTTGCCTTGGGCACTTGGTACCCTCAGGGAGGGATGCACGAGATCGTGAAGGCCATGGTGAGTGTGGCAGAAGAGCAAGGGGTGGAAATTCGGTACAACCAGGAGGTGAAACAAATCAAAGTTGTGAATGGCCGTGCAACGGCGGTGGTGACAGCAGACCAGTCGTACGAAGTAGATGCCGTAGTAGGTGGTGCCGATTATCACCATCTGGAGCAGCAAGTGCTGGAGCCTCACTTGCGCAATTACTCGGCGAGTTATTGGGATAAGCGGACGATGGCACCTTCCAGCTTATTGTTTTATATTGGTGTTGATAAGAAGCTACCGGGCTTGCATCACCACAATCTTTTTTTCGATGAAGATTTTGCACTACACGCGGAGGAAATCTACGAAGACCCGAAGTGGCCGAGTAAACCTTTATTTTACGTGTGTGCCCCCTCAGTGACCGACGATAGTGTAGCACCAGCCGGTCAGGAGAACCTTTTCTTTCTGATTCCTTTGGCGCCGGATCTCGAGGATACCGACGAGCTGCGGGAGAAATATTTTGAAATCGTTTTGCAGCGTTTCGAAGCGATTACCGGGCATGACATCCGCGACCATATTGTATACCGTAGATCTTATGCGCACCGGGATTTCAAAAAAGACTATCATGCGTTTAAGGGCAATGCTTATGGCTTAGCCAATACCTTGTTGCAGACGGCTTTCTTGAAACCCAAAATGCGCAATGCCAAAGTAGCTAACCTCTTTTTCACGGGCCAGTTGACGACACCAGGGCCGGGAGTGCCGCCATCACTGATCTCTGGTCAGGTGGTCGCCGAAGAGGTAGACAAAGTACTTTAA
- a CDS encoding phytoene/squalene synthase family protein, protein MMNLYRQVCMESSKLITQRYSTSFSMGIRVFDKRFRDPIYAIYGFVRFADEIVDTFHDYPKAKLLTRFWEDTYRAIEEGISLNPVLQSFQEVVNTYGIERELIDAFLKSMEMDLHEDTHNQASYEEYIYGSAEVVGLMCLRVFCEGNKEQFDELKASACSLGAAFQKVNFLRDLKSDFDDRGRVYFPGVDFTNFTTEDKIMIEADIRKDFDHAYEGIVRLPKGARFGVYLAYVYYLNLLQKIKASPADRVAEQRIRVNDGRKMVLLFSSALRNSLNML, encoded by the coding sequence ATGATGAACCTATATCGCCAAGTTTGTATGGAGTCTAGTAAGCTGATTACCCAGCGTTACAGCACTTCTTTTTCTATGGGTATCCGCGTGTTTGACAAGCGCTTTCGCGACCCCATTTACGCTATTTACGGATTTGTGCGTTTTGCGGACGAGATTGTTGATACCTTCCATGATTATCCCAAGGCGAAACTGTTGACTCGGTTTTGGGAGGATACTTACCGGGCCATTGAAGAAGGGATCAGCTTGAATCCCGTGCTGCAATCTTTTCAAGAGGTGGTAAATACTTACGGTATAGAACGAGAATTGATCGATGCCTTTTTGAAAAGCATGGAAATGGATCTGCACGAGGATACGCACAATCAGGCGAGTTATGAAGAGTATATTTACGGTTCGGCCGAAGTAGTGGGGTTGATGTGCTTACGGGTTTTTTGTGAAGGGAACAAGGAGCAGTTTGATGAATTAAAAGCCTCTGCTTGTAGTTTGGGGGCCGCTTTTCAGAAAGTAAATTTTTTGCGCGACTTGAAAAGTGATTTTGATGATCGTGGAAGGGTTTACTTCCCCGGGGTCGACTTCACGAACTTTACGACCGAAGATAAAATAATGATTGAAGCCGATATCCGTAAGGACTTTGATCATGCCTATGAAGGTATCGTGCGCTTGCCTAAAGGAGCACGCTTTGGGGTTTATCTGGCTTATGTCTATTACCTGAATTTGCTGCAAAAAATCAAGGCATCCCCTGCCGATCGAGTGGCTGAACAAAGAATACGGGTAAACGATGGGCGCAAGATGGTATTACTATTTAGTAGTGCCCTGCGCAATAGCCTGAATATGTTGTGA
- a CDS encoding carotenoid biosynthesis protein produces the protein MVRATHFLKAYLDQLAIRWSMTRSELLFAFFLVFSFLSGVQAHLLPSVYPLTKDITDVLLLVVCGPLLWFIYQRHQDTRFWWWWGVTYLSTFFIEVTGVATGNIFGEYTYGPTMWVQWLNVPLVIALNWTLLILAMHQIASYLVPKSSLLTALVTGVLIMAYDFCIEPVAIALDYWTWEAVDIPLQNYLAWGVIAFLFSWPLSYFEVGYRHPLLIVYGVAQLTFFLLLQALFIAP, from the coding sequence ATGGTAAGAGCAACACATTTTTTAAAAGCATACCTGGATCAATTGGCCATACGCTGGTCGATGACCAGATCCGAGTTGTTGTTTGCCTTTTTTTTGGTGTTTTCTTTCCTGTCTGGGGTACAGGCGCATTTGTTGCCTAGCGTTTATCCGCTTACCAAAGACATCACGGATGTTCTCTTGTTGGTAGTATGCGGTCCCTTGCTCTGGTTTATCTATCAGCGTCATCAGGATACCCGATTTTGGTGGTGGTGGGGCGTTACCTATTTGTCGACGTTCTTTATAGAAGTTACTGGAGTAGCTACCGGGAATATTTTTGGAGAATACACCTATGGCCCTACCATGTGGGTACAGTGGCTAAACGTGCCGCTGGTGATAGCGCTGAACTGGACCCTGCTGATCCTTGCGATGCACCAAATAGCCTCCTATCTTGTTCCCAAATCATCGCTGCTCACCGCACTCGTTACGGGAGTGCTGATCATGGCCTATGATTTCTGCATTGAGCCAGTAGCCATAGCTCTGGATTACTGGACTTGGGAGGCCGTGGATATCCCTTTGCAGAATTATCTGGCCTGGGGCGTCATTGCTTTCTTGTTTAGTTGGCCACTAAGTTATTTTGAAGTAGGCTATCGGCATCCCTTACTAATTGTATACGGAGTAGCTCAACTCACCTTTTTCTTACTACTTCAAGCCTTATTTATTGCGCCATAG
- a CDS encoding lycopene cyclase family protein, whose product MKTLSTNHDYDFIVAGAGAAGRSFVYHLLQSPLRDSRVLLLDKAYKTADDRTWSFWEVGEGPFEEIVHHRWPVLWFYNRDFARKMEIAPFSYKMILAADYYRYTNEAFAKAPQVEQQVANIKNISNTNEGVEVETDGGSISARWCINSTARPEIDKSKVNYLDQHFRGWFIKTKRPVFDPDQAVMMDFRTPQEGEFRFLYVLPTSTTEALVEVAIFSNQHLSGEGYDRIIQNYLKEHWPQLDDYTITRTEAGNIPMTDFEFPLFDKHIINVGMSGGDTRASTGYTFIYIHRRMERIINGLIRQQDPRVGDDFDLRRHRFYDSVMLRVLEKDKYPGAMLFQKLFQRNSPQRLLRFLNGETNVLEELRLMSTTPIVPFMKAAIKSF is encoded by the coding sequence ATGAAAACACTTTCTACTAATCATGACTATGACTTTATTGTCGCTGGTGCTGGTGCCGCTGGTCGAAGTTTTGTCTACCACTTATTGCAATCCCCATTGAGAGACAGTCGGGTTTTGTTGTTAGATAAAGCATACAAAACGGCAGATGACAGAACTTGGAGTTTTTGGGAGGTAGGCGAGGGACCATTCGAAGAAATTGTCCATCATCGTTGGCCTGTACTTTGGTTTTACAATAGAGATTTTGCCCGGAAGATGGAGATCGCACCGTTCTCCTATAAAATGATCCTGGCTGCGGATTACTATCGTTATACCAACGAGGCATTTGCGAAAGCACCGCAGGTAGAACAGCAGGTAGCCAATATCAAGAACATTAGTAACACGAATGAGGGTGTAGAGGTAGAAACCGATGGCGGGAGTATCAGTGCGAGATGGTGCATCAATAGTACGGCTCGTCCTGAAATTGATAAAAGCAAAGTAAACTATCTCGACCAACATTTCCGGGGTTGGTTCATTAAGACCAAGCGTCCCGTCTTTGATCCTGATCAGGCGGTAATGATGGATTTTCGAACGCCGCAGGAAGGAGAGTTTCGTTTTCTTTACGTATTGCCGACGAGTACAACGGAAGCACTCGTAGAGGTGGCCATCTTTTCCAACCAACATTTGTCTGGAGAAGGTTATGATCGTATTATCCAGAACTACCTTAAGGAGCACTGGCCACAACTGGATGATTACACCATCACTCGAACCGAAGCGGGCAATATACCAATGACGGATTTTGAGTTTCCCTTGTTCGATAAGCATATTATTAATGTAGGGATGAGTGGAGGAGATACGCGTGCATCGACGGGTTACACCTTTATATATATACACCGTAGAATGGAGCGGATCATCAATGGTCTCATTCGCCAACAAGACCCTAGAGTAGGAGATGATTTTGATCTGCGGCGTCATCGTTTCTACGATAGTGTGATGCTGCGTGTGCTGGAGAAGGATAAATACCCCGGAGCTATGTTGTTTCAGAAATTATTTCAGCGTAACTCCCCTCAGCGCTTATTGCGGTTTTTGAACGGAGAGACCAATGTTTTAGAGGAGTTGAGGTTGATGTCGACAACGCCGATTGTGCCGTTTATGAAGGCTGCAATAAAATCTTTTTGA
- a CDS encoding glycoside hydrolase family 3 N-terminal domain-containing protein translates to MRILFRALALSSILLLAVLPLAGQYHANLDQSNAQEAIWVDSVFRSMTFEQRLGQLFMIRAHSNLGSDHVAAVERLIRDYHVGGVCFFQGTPEAQIRLINSYQSQASLPMMIAMDAEWGLNMRMKSVQDFPRQLMLGAIRNNGLIYELGSEVARQMHRVGVHVNFAPVVDVNNNANNPVIGTRSFGEDRLNVAIKGVNYMRGMQDNGIVACAKHFPGHGDTDVDSHFDLPIIPHTRQRLDSIELYPFRSLINHGVGSVMVAHLQVPALEPRENYPTSLSPATVNGVLRDELGFHGLTFTDGLEMKGVTKHFGDGEVEAASLLAGNDILLLPESLANAEMKIKQYLQEGQLSEAEFNRKIKRVLRAKYRMGLQTFTPLIEDNALAELNSPDALALKEKLIENALTLVRNDRNLLPIKEIAKQQRAALAIGSNKRTIFQQRLQDYAPVDLLYTDSDISEEEATKLLNRLADEDLVIVSLHNMGSSASSNFGIKSSTLKFLQRLNQQNEVVLVVFGNPYSLKFFDELGTVVEAYNEDDITQDKTAQAIFGAIGFDGRLPITASPKSHYNAGLSTSKLFRLGYGTPESVGMSTDSLQRYVSALAKEAIDTRATPGCVVLIARHGKVVFHEAFGHHTYTQDREVSKDDIYDLASVTKVAATTLAVMDLVQTGQLDLDQTLGHYLPELKGTNKNNLVIREILAHRAALTPWIPFYRNTLDERGQKSNNLYHSSPGGEYTIEVSDDIFLSENYVDSIWYSIDQSDLRSNNNYRYSDLGFYYLARLVKQLSQLGLNDYVRQRFYEPLGLFNIDFLPKEHFSLNRIPPTEIDNYWRKETVHGYVHDMGAAMLGGISGHAGLFGNAHDLAVLWQMLLQRGIYGNHVYLKPEIVREFTSRFEDETRRGLGFDMKQLDPNRSQNIAQEASRRTFGHLGFTGTCVWADPTEELVVVFLSNRTYPSMQNNKLGRENYRPRIQAAAYNAIIRRMTRPPVSPIEGSVLPEKVESGTLE, encoded by the coding sequence ATGCGTATTCTCTTTCGTGCACTCGCCCTGTCGAGTATACTTTTGCTAGCAGTGCTCCCGCTCGCGGGGCAATACCATGCCAATCTTGATCAGTCCAACGCTCAGGAAGCAATCTGGGTCGATTCTGTATTTCGCAGTATGACTTTCGAACAGCGCCTGGGGCAGCTCTTCATGATTCGAGCACATTCCAATTTAGGGTCCGATCATGTCGCAGCCGTAGAACGCCTCATTCGTGACTATCACGTTGGGGGGGTGTGTTTTTTTCAAGGCACCCCTGAAGCTCAGATACGCTTGATTAATAGCTATCAAAGCCAGGCCAGTCTACCGATGATGATTGCGATGGATGCCGAATGGGGGTTAAATATGCGCATGAAAAGTGTTCAGGATTTTCCGCGTCAGTTGATGCTGGGTGCCATTCGGAATAATGGTCTGATCTATGAGTTAGGCAGCGAAGTTGCCCGACAGATGCATAGGGTAGGCGTACACGTAAATTTTGCTCCCGTCGTTGATGTGAACAACAACGCAAACAACCCCGTTATTGGCACCCGCTCCTTTGGCGAGGATCGACTCAATGTAGCCATCAAAGGCGTAAATTATATGCGAGGGATGCAAGACAATGGCATTGTGGCTTGCGCCAAACACTTTCCTGGTCATGGTGATACCGATGTAGACTCTCATTTTGACTTACCAATTATTCCACATACCAGGCAGCGGCTCGATAGTATAGAGCTTTACCCCTTCCGGTCATTGATCAATCACGGTGTGGGAAGTGTGATGGTAGCCCATCTACAGGTACCCGCCTTGGAGCCTAGAGAAAATTACCCCACCTCCCTTTCTCCTGCTACGGTGAATGGGGTCTTGCGGGATGAACTAGGTTTTCACGGTCTCACGTTTACCGATGGGCTAGAAATGAAGGGCGTCACTAAGCATTTTGGTGACGGTGAGGTAGAGGCCGCTTCTTTGCTGGCAGGAAACGACATTTTACTCCTTCCTGAAAGCTTGGCCAACGCCGAGATGAAGATCAAACAATACTTGCAGGAAGGCCAACTAAGTGAAGCTGAATTCAACAGGAAAATCAAAAGGGTTTTGCGAGCCAAATACCGTATGGGCTTACAAACCTTTACCCCTCTTATAGAAGACAATGCACTGGCAGAACTGAACAGTCCTGATGCCTTAGCCTTGAAGGAAAAGTTGATAGAGAATGCGCTGACGCTCGTTCGTAATGATCGCAATCTTTTACCCATAAAAGAAATTGCTAAGCAGCAGAGAGCTGCTTTAGCCATTGGCAGCAACAAAAGAACCATTTTCCAACAAAGGCTACAGGATTACGCTCCCGTTGATTTACTGTATACCGACAGCGACATCTCTGAGGAAGAAGCAACAAAGTTACTCAATCGCCTTGCCGATGAAGACTTAGTTATCGTTAGCTTACACAACATGGGCAGCTCTGCTAGCAGTAATTTTGGTATCAAGTCTTCTACCCTCAAGTTTCTACAAAGATTAAATCAGCAAAACGAAGTGGTACTGGTGGTCTTTGGTAACCCATATAGCCTTAAGTTTTTTGACGAACTAGGTACTGTTGTAGAAGCTTACAATGAGGACGATATAACCCAGGATAAAACAGCACAAGCTATTTTTGGCGCCATTGGTTTTGATGGGCGGCTCCCCATTACCGCGTCTCCCAAAAGCCATTACAATGCAGGCCTTAGTACCAGTAAGCTCTTTCGATTAGGCTATGGAACGCCTGAAAGTGTGGGGATGAGCACCGACAGCTTACAAAGATACGTAAGCGCCCTGGCTAAAGAAGCCATCGATACGCGTGCCACACCTGGCTGCGTTGTGTTAATTGCACGCCACGGAAAAGTAGTATTTCACGAAGCCTTTGGGCACCATACCTATACCCAGGATCGCGAAGTAAGCAAGGATGACATCTATGACCTGGCTTCTGTGACCAAGGTTGCTGCTACGACGCTCGCAGTTATGGATTTGGTACAAACGGGGCAACTTGACCTTGATCAAACCCTTGGCCATTATTTACCAGAGCTTAAAGGTACCAACAAAAACAACTTGGTTATCCGGGAAATATTGGCACACCGTGCAGCATTAACGCCTTGGATCCCTTTTTACAGAAACACACTGGATGAGCGTGGGCAAAAATCTAACAACCTCTATCACTCTTCTCCTGGTGGAGAATATACGATCGAAGTCAGCGATGATATCTTTCTTAGTGAAAACTATGTCGACTCTATTTGGTACAGCATAGACCAATCTGATCTTCGTTCTAATAACAATTACCGATACAGTGATCTAGGTTTTTATTACCTCGCTCGTCTTGTCAAACAACTGAGTCAGCTAGGCTTAAATGATTACGTTCGTCAGCGTTTCTATGAACCTTTGGGCTTATTCAATATTGATTTCCTACCCAAAGAGCATTTTTCGCTAAACAGAATCCCACCTACCGAAATTGACAATTATTGGCGTAAAGAGACGGTCCATGGTTATGTCCATGACATGGGGGCAGCAATGTTGGGTGGTATAAGTGGTCATGCGGGGCTTTTTGGCAATGCCCACGATTTAGCCGTATTATGGCAAATGCTACTCCAAAGAGGTATCTATGGCAACCATGTTTATTTAAAGCCTGAGATTGTTAGAGAATTCACTTCTCGTTTTGAAGATGAAACACGCCGAGGTTTAGGCTTCGACATGAAGCAACTTGACCCCAACCGCAGCCAAAACATCGCTCAAGAAGCAAGTCGGCGTACTTTTGGTCACCTGGGGTTTACGGGCACTTGTGTTTGGGCAGATCCTACGGAGGAATTGGTCGTCGTATTCTTGTCTAATAGAACTTACCCTTCTATGCAGAACAACAAGTTAGGCAGGGAAAATTATCGCCCCCGTATTCAGGCAGCAGCTTATAATGCTATTATTAGGCGAATGACCCGCCCACCTGTCTCACCCATCGAGGGATCAGTTTTACCAGAGAAAGTAGAATCGGGCACTTTGGAGTAA
- a CDS encoding tetratricopeptide repeat protein, which yields MSTKNKKNNTKKTKTLPAAWAWLGRTRLVAGGLFLLSVVLYANTFSHDFAQDDAIVITENMFTTEGVAGIPGLFQYDTFYGFFKVEGKAKLVAGGRYRPLTPAMFAVEYGLFNANPAVMHVFNALWYGLTVVMLYLLLLAMFQARKSWDREINLLAVYWIPLLAAFLFAVHPLHTEAVANIKGRDEIITLLGSLTSLWLLFKGGTLRTALAGVCFFLALLAKENAITFLGVAPLALFVFTPTKMGDIVKRISPLLAATLVFLMIRGSILGWDAGPPSQELMNNPFLKLEQGRWVDFSGSEKAATITYTLGKYAQLLVAPVQLTHDYYPRQIDIMRFNDWRVLLSLFLYLGLLVYGLWGLLRKNIGSFAVLYYLGTLSLVSNIVFPVGTNMSERFLFMPSVGFTLLVAWGLFTYLKNHRLATGIALAFGGILMVLTFLRNPAWKDNYTLFTTDIYTSPNSAKLRNAMAGELSVQWAALPPEQQQVRQSMLQEALGHIEEAIRIHPTYKQAYFIKGNVLNYLKQYEASIQAYQQARQIDPGYEQAFDNLMITYRDAGRYYGEQKGDIRTAIQYLEQAYQAMPEDYETIRLLGVANGIAGNTPRTIELFTKNTQLQPNNARAWYDLGTAYRNNQQAEAAEQALQKARQLDPDIETKVRSGN from the coding sequence ATGTCTACAAAAAATAAAAAAAACAACACTAAAAAAACAAAGACCCTCCCCGCTGCCTGGGCATGGCTGGGACGCACCCGCTTGGTCGCCGGTGGCTTATTTTTGCTGAGTGTTGTTCTTTATGCCAATACCTTCTCTCACGACTTCGCGCAAGATGATGCGATCGTGATTACCGAAAACATGTTTACGACGGAAGGAGTAGCAGGTATTCCTGGACTTTTTCAGTACGATACCTTTTATGGGTTTTTCAAAGTCGAGGGAAAGGCAAAATTGGTGGCCGGTGGCCGCTACCGTCCTCTCACCCCTGCTATGTTTGCCGTAGAGTACGGCCTGTTCAATGCCAACCCAGCTGTGATGCACGTATTTAATGCCCTTTGGTATGGGCTCACGGTGGTGATGCTTTATTTGTTGTTGCTAGCGATGTTTCAAGCCCGTAAATCCTGGGATCGTGAAATAAATTTACTAGCGGTTTACTGGATTCCCCTTTTGGCGGCTTTCCTTTTTGCGGTACACCCTTTGCATACCGAAGCGGTAGCTAATATCAAAGGGCGCGACGAAATCATTACACTCTTGGGCAGTCTGACCAGTTTGTGGTTGCTTTTCAAAGGAGGCACATTGCGCACGGCTTTGGCAGGAGTTTGTTTTTTTCTGGCCTTATTGGCCAAAGAAAACGCCATCACATTTTTAGGCGTTGCTCCTTTGGCGCTTTTTGTGTTTACACCAACCAAGATGGGAGATATTGTTAAGCGTATCTCACCGCTTTTAGCTGCGACCCTTGTGTTTTTAATGATCCGTGGTTCGATATTAGGATGGGATGCAGGCCCACCAAGCCAGGAGCTCATGAACAATCCTTTCCTTAAATTGGAGCAAGGCCGCTGGGTAGACTTTTCAGGAAGTGAGAAAGCAGCAACCATTACTTATACGCTTGGAAAATACGCCCAATTATTGGTGGCGCCCGTACAACTCACCCACGACTATTATCCCCGGCAGATAGATATCATGCGCTTTAACGATTGGCGTGTATTGCTGAGTTTGTTTTTGTACCTAGGTTTATTGGTCTATGGTCTATGGGGTCTTCTTCGCAAAAACATTGGCAGCTTTGCCGTACTTTACTATCTGGGTACACTTTCCCTGGTATCGAATATCGTCTTTCCGGTAGGTACCAACATGTCTGAGCGATTCTTATTTATGCCTTCGGTAGGTTTTACTTTATTAGTCGCCTGGGGTTTATTTACTTACTTAAAAAACCATCGTTTAGCAACCGGAATAGCGCTGGCTTTTGGTGGTATTTTAATGGTATTAACCTTTCTTCGCAACCCTGCCTGGAAAGACAATTACACCCTCTTTACGACCGACATCTATACTTCTCCTAACAGTGCGAAACTGCGGAACGCCATGGCCGGAGAACTGTCTGTTCAATGGGCGGCACTGCCACCAGAACAACAGCAGGTACGCCAATCCATGTTGCAAGAAGCCCTTGGCCACATTGAAGAGGCTATCCGTATTCACCCTACCTACAAACAGGCTTACTTCATCAAAGGCAATGTCCTCAATTACCTCAAGCAGTACGAAGCATCCATCCAGGCTTATCAACAGGCTCGGCAGATAGACCCCGGCTACGAGCAAGCTTTTGATAACCTGATGATTACCTACCGCGATGCTGGACGTTATTATGGTGAACAAAAAGGGGATATAAGGACAGCTATTCAATACCTGGAACAAGCTTACCAAGCCATGCCTGAAGATTATGAGACCATCCGCCTTTTAGGCGTAGCCAATGGCATAGCAGGCAATACCCCTCGAACAATTGAGTTATTTACAAAGAACACCCAACTCCAACCTAACAATGCCCGAGCGTGGTACGACCTCGGCACGGCCTATAGGAATAACCAACAAGCCGAAGCAGCTGAACAAGCTTTGCAAAAAGCCCGACAACTAGACCCTGATATTGAGACGAAAGTCCGCTCTGGTAATTAA